The DNA window CACGAGACAATCCGGTTTGGTATACTGTCTGTCCGCTCATCGCAACCCTATCTTCCTTTCACCAACGCCTGAAACCGCTTGTTCTCCCTCAGCGGCTTCCACGTCGGGTCCAACTTCAACAACTGTGCGGAAAGATCGGAGGGAATCGAAAGCAGCCGCTCCAACGCATCCAGAGCTTTCTCCTGTTCTCCCACCATAGTGTACACCCGGGCAAGGTCCATCAGGCGGTATCCGCCCCGCCATGCCTCGCGTTCGGGCGGAAGGAGTTCCACGCCTTTCCTCGCTGCCTTGATCGCTTCGTCGGTTCGTCCGAGGCCGGCATACGCGATGCCCAACGTGCTGTGTGCCCTCTCGTCTTGTGGGGCTTCTTTCAGTCTCTTCTCCGCCACCTGAAGCGCCACTTGATAGAGCGTTCGTGCTTGTCCAGTTGCGCCGCGCAATGCTGAGGCGTGCGCGAGCAGAAGAGGTTTGGGATAGAACACAAATTGGTTTTCCAATCCGACGCGGCTTACTGCATTCTCCGCCGCATCGTAATTTCCCTTGATCAATTCAATCTTGAACACCATGTAGGACAACAGTTGGTCTTCGCTGGATTCCGAACGCCCGTACCGCCTCCCTTGCTCAATTACTTCCGTCACAGAGCCGAGATCGCCACTCCGGAGAAGAAGGTTCAGCGCCCTTTGACCGTATGTTTGTTCGTTATCGGGAGCCAATTGGATTGCATTCTGGTAGTGCTTATCCGCCTCTTCGTATTGTCTGTCCAGCGTGAGTGTCTCGCCGAGCTGACGCTCTATTTCCGAAGCTCGTGGGTTGGCAACGATCACCTTTCGCCAATGCGTAATGGATTCCTTCATATTCCCCTGTCGGCGATACACCGCTGCCAGACCGTAGGAAACCTCGGGATTGTTGGGGTCTAATTTCAGAGCGATGGAGAATTCCTTGATTGCGGATTCATAATCCAACTGCGTGTGGTAATGATACCATCCCATCGCCTCGTGTGCCTCGGAGAGATCTGGAGCGATGGCGAGGGCTTTCCCGGCCGCAACCCTCGCCTTCTCAACCCGCTCTGCTGTACGATCATAGAAAAACCAATACATACCCGCATGTGCCGCGGCCAGTCTGGCGTACGCGGCAGCAAACGACGGATCGAGAGCAATGGCCCGTTCATACTGCTCCACCGCGATTTCTCGATCGGCCCGCGATGATGAGCGATTCTCGTATTCTCTTCCCCGCAGGTAGTAGTCGTATGCCTGCGCATTCTCCGTGAGCTTCCCTTTGAGCTTTTCACTTTCGTGCTGGAGAAGCTGGATATTGAGGGCGCGTGCAACTTCGGATGCCACATCGGCCTGGATCTTGAACGCATCGGAATACGTCGCCTCAAACGGCTGCGACCACGTTTGCAGAGCACTCTGAACGCTGATCAACTCGGGATTGACACGCACACGCTGCTCCTCTCCACCCGACCAGCGCACGGTTCCCATCAGCACGTAGTCCACACCCAATTCTGCACCAATCTGCTTTACACTCTTGGGCGTCTTCTTGTACTCGCGGGCACTTGCCCTTGCGATGACACCGAGACCCGAAAGACGCGAAAGTCTCCCCGTGATTTCGTCCGTGATGCCGTCGGCAAAATACTCCTTCTCAGGATCACCAAGATTCTCAAAAGGGAGAACGACAAGCTTCTTGGGTCCGACACTTTCTTTTCCGGATTTCCAGGGCTGAAAAAGGAACAGGCCGGCAACTACGAGCACAGCAATCCCAGCGACTATCCCGATGCGAATATTCTTGTTGGGAGAAGGTTGACTTGCAGATGGTGCAGCAGATTGCCTTCCGGTCTGCGATGTCGGCGGCGGCGGAACGATAGTTCTTGATACACGCGACGAATCCCGTTTCAACCGCCGCAGGTCAACAATCATTTCGGAGACGGATTGATAGCGTTCATCGGGATTTTTTTCCAGCGCTTTATTGATGATGTGTGTGATTTCCAGTGGCGCGTCGGGGAGATACTCGGAGAGCGGCGCAGGTTCCTCATTAAGAATTGAATACATTACCGCCGCATCGTGCTCGCCGCGGAAAGGGAGCTTGCCCGTCAACATCTCAAACAATACCACACCGAACGAGAAAATGTCCGAACGGGCATCAACCTCACCGCCTTGGATCTGTTCAGGTGCCATGTAGGCAAGGGTGCCAACGGTGCTGGAGGTTTTGGTGAGTTTAAGCGAACCTTTGAGTTTGGCAAGTCCGAAATCCATCACTTTAATCTGGTTGCGCGAGTTGACCATGATATTCTCGCACTTGATGTCGCGGTGGACAATGCCCTTGGAATGCGCTTCGTGCAACGCCTCGCCGATCTGGATGGCGAAAGCGATTGCGGATTGCGGATTGGGGATTTCGGATTGAATGATGTGGCGGAGCGTTTTCCCATCCACATACTCCATCACGATGAACTGGTTCCCATCCACTTCCTGAATATCAATGACCGAACAGACGTTGGGATGGTTCAGGGCAGCAGAGGCCTTTGCTTCCTGCAGGAAGCGCGCTTGTTCGGCTTCGCTTGCCGTGAGATGATGGGGGAGGAATTTCAAGGCGACGACGCGGTCGAGCCTGGTGTCCTGGGCTTTGTAAACAACGCCCATCCCGCCCTCGCCCAATTTCTCCAGTATCTTGTAATGCGAGATTGTTTGGCCGATCATCAGTTTTGTCTTTCTTTCGGTATCAAGACGATTTTGCGAATGGGACTCGTCGTCACGCGGTTGCTGAACTCCAGACACAAACCAACCGCTGCAACGATATCCACTTTGATGATGCAACCTCCCCACGTGCATCCGTTTACACGCACTGCCTGCGGAACAGGACTCATCCTGTCGAACCACCCTCCCGAAACGAAGTAACTCCCGTCCTCCTGAGCCGTGAGGGAATACGTTGAGTTGCATGTCGCAACAATCACGCAATCCCCCTGACGTACGCTCTTTCTCTGCACACGTTCCAGATGCTCGACGCTTTGCGTCACCGTATCAAGAGAGATCATCCGCTCTGAGGCCATTCGTTCGTTCATGCGAAACTCCTGCCCACAACAACATTGTAGTGTTCAACGGCAACATCCTCGCTCGTTGTTACATCCACATTGCCTGTTCGTTCATGCGACTTCTTCCACTGGTACAACTCCGACAGCAAATGTTGCTGGGATTCGAGGAGGTTCTTGAAGAGACCGCTCTTCTCATATGCTTCCGCATCGTGTCGCGAGACCCAACTTGTCACCGAGATCATCTCGTTCGGCTTATCTGCCCGCGCTGTCAGATAAACGTACCGGCAACCCTGCACCGACCGCAGTGCCGGAATCACACGGGCAACATAATTCTGTTTGAACGCGTCGGCAGCGTCGGGACGCAGTTTCAGTGAGACAATTCTTACCCAGATACTTCCG is part of the Bacteroidota bacterium genome and encodes:
- a CDS encoding protein kinase, which encodes MIGQTISHYKILEKLGEGGMGVVYKAQDTRLDRVVALKFLPHHLTASEAEQARFLQEAKASAALNHPNVCSVIDIQEVDGNQFIVMEYVDGKTLRHIIQSEIPNPQSAIAFAIQIGEALHEAHSKGIVHRDIKCENIMVNSRNQIKVMDFGLAKLKGSLKLTKTSSTVGTLAYMAPEQIQGGEVDARSDIFSFGVVLFEMLTGKLPFRGEHDAAVMYSILNEEPAPLSEYLPDAPLEITHIINKALEKNPDERYQSVSEMIVDLRRLKRDSSRVSRTIVPPPPTSQTGRQSAAPSASQPSPNKNIRIGIVAGIAVLVVAGLFLFQPWKSGKESVGPKKLVVLPFENLGDPEKEYFADGITDEITGRLSRLSGLGVIARASAREYKKTPKSVKQIGAELGVDYVLMGTVRWSGGEEQRVRVNPELISVQSALQTWSQPFEATYSDAFKIQADVASEVARALNIQLLQHESEKLKGKLTENAQAYDYYLRGREYENRSSSRADREIAVEQYERAIALDPSFAAAYARLAAAHAGMYWFFYDRTAERVEKARVAAGKALAIAPDLSEAHEAMGWYHYHTQLDYESAIKEFSIALKLDPNNPEVSYGLAAVYRRQGNMKESITHWRKVIVANPRASEIERQLGETLTLDRQYEEADKHYQNAIQLAPDNEQTYGQRALNLLLRSGDLGSVTEVIEQGRRYGRSESSEDQLLSYMVFKIELIKGNYDAAENAVSRVGLENQFVFYPKPLLLAHASALRGATGQARTLYQVALQVAEKRLKEAPQDERAHSTLGIAYAGLGRTDEAIKAARKGVELLPPEREAWRGGYRLMDLARVYTMVGEQEKALDALERLLSIPSDLSAQLLKLDPTWKPLRENKRFQALVKGR